One Marinibacterium anthonyi genomic region harbors:
- the hdaH_1 gene encoding Histone deacetylase-like amidohydrolase, producing MTTGFFSDERCFWHAGGNYAFTLQVGGLVQPTFGGLPENPETKRRLKNLMEVTGLLDELDRRRAAPVTREDLERVHPAAYLDEFKRLSDAGGGELGRRTPFASGGYEIALLSAGLAKGAVEAVVTGDLPNAYALSRPPGHHCLPDFPNGFCLLANIAIAIEAAKADHGLGRVAVVDWDVHHGNGTEGIYYDRDDVLTISLHQDGNYPTDSGYVTDRGTGAGLGHNINVPLPAGTGHTGYLAVMDRIVIPALEAYKPDLIIVACGYDASVVDPLARMQATADTFAQMTLRMKDVANRLCGGKLVLVHEGGYSEVYVPFAGHATIAALSGSSISAPDPLADAVAARQPKGRYEAFLFEEVDRLAEEIFATAPA from the coding sequence ATGACAACCGGATTTTTCAGTGACGAACGCTGCTTCTGGCATGCGGGCGGCAATTACGCCTTCACGCTGCAGGTGGGCGGGCTGGTGCAGCCGACCTTCGGCGGCCTGCCCGAGAACCCCGAAACCAAGCGGCGGCTGAAGAACCTGATGGAGGTCACCGGCCTGCTGGACGAACTGGACCGCCGCCGCGCCGCCCCGGTCACCCGCGAGGACCTGGAGCGGGTGCATCCCGCCGCCTACCTGGATGAATTCAAGCGCCTGTCCGACGCCGGGGGTGGCGAACTGGGCCGCCGGACGCCGTTTGCCAGCGGCGGCTACGAGATCGCGTTGCTTTCGGCGGGCCTCGCCAAGGGCGCGGTCGAGGCGGTGGTGACCGGCGATCTGCCCAACGCCTATGCGCTGTCGCGCCCGCCGGGGCACCATTGCCTGCCCGATTTCCCCAACGGCTTCTGCCTGCTGGCCAATATCGCCATCGCCATCGAAGCGGCCAAGGCCGATCACGGGCTGGGCCGGGTCGCTGTCGTCGACTGGGACGTGCACCATGGCAACGGCACCGAAGGGATCTATTACGACCGCGACGACGTGCTGACGATCAGCCTGCACCAGGACGGCAATTACCCCACCGATTCCGGCTATGTCACCGACCGGGGCACGGGCGCGGGCCTGGGGCACAACATCAACGTGCCGCTGCCCGCCGGAACCGGGCATACCGGCTACCTTGCCGTGATGGACCGCATCGTGATCCCGGCGCTGGAGGCCTACAAGCCCGACCTGATCATCGTCGCCTGCGGCTACGACGCGTCGGTCGTGGACCCGCTGGCGCGGATGCAGGCCACCGCGGACACCTTTGCCCAGATGACGCTCAGGATGAAGGACGTGGCGAACCGGCTGTGTGGCGGCAAGCTGGTGCTGGTGCACGAGGGCGGCTATTCCGAGGTCTACGTGCCCTTTGCCGGCCATGCCACCATCGCCGCGCTGTCGGGCAGTTCGATCTCCGCGCCCGACCCGCTGGCCGATGCCGTCGCCGCCCGCCAGCCCAAGGGCCGGTACGAGGCGTTCCTGTTCGAGGAGGTCGACCGCCTGGCAGAGGAGATCTTTGCCACCGCACCTGCCTGA
- the ydjA gene encoding Putative NAD(P)H nitroreductase YdjA, translating to MPDPNPAALEFLLTRRSRPYKTLGLPVPDRDALKPILTAALRTPDHGKLEPWRLIVLEAPALRRLAGLVGARGPALGKSDEDIAKARLAYEISNLAVVVVEAQKPSAKIPAVEQTYAAGAACLALLNAAMAAGWGANWLSGWPSHDRAFCAEGLGLADTESVAGIIHVGTESAVPPDRPRPDLDAITTWVSS from the coding sequence ATGCCCGATCCCAATCCCGCCGCATTGGAATTCCTGCTGACCCGACGGTCGCGCCCCTACAAGACGCTGGGCCTGCCGGTCCCCGACCGTGACGCGCTGAAGCCGATCCTAACCGCCGCCCTGCGCACCCCCGATCACGGCAAGCTGGAACCCTGGCGCCTGATCGTGCTTGAAGCGCCCGCATTGCGCCGCCTGGCCGGGCTGGTCGGCGCACGCGGCCCCGCCCTGGGCAAGTCCGACGAGGACATCGCCAAGGCGCGCCTGGCCTACGAGATATCAAACCTCGCCGTCGTCGTGGTCGAGGCGCAGAAACCGTCCGCGAAGATCCCCGCCGTGGAACAGACCTATGCCGCCGGTGCCGCCTGCCTGGCGCTGCTGAACGCGGCGATGGCGGCGGGCTGGGGGGCCAACTGGCTGTCGGGCTGGCCCAGCCACGACAGGGCCTTCTGCGCCGAAGGCCTGGGACTGGCGGACACCGAATCCGTCGCAGGAATCATCCATGTCGGCACCGAAAGTGCCGTGCCCCCGGATCGCCCGCGCCCCGACCTTGACGCCATCACCACCTGGGTTTCCTCATGA